TTttcaactgaattttaaattccaGATTTGCTGTTGCTCCCTGAATCTGAATGGATTTTTAATGGGAATTTCAGTAAGTGTTTAATTTCCATCACTATCTGTAACTTCACAACAACAGATGATTGACTTCAAACCAACAACTTCATATTCCACTACTTTGAGCTTACTTAGGCATCACCTCCCTGTAGTTCCCACCTGCTTGGACTTTGAGAACATCTGTAGCCTGCTAGCTACTTATACTCAAACCTTGCTGGAAATGCTGGTTTAAATTTACATAACTACTAAACCTTGTGATATGgtgtggctctgtgtccccacccaaatctcatctcaatttgtaatcctcataatccccatgcGTGGATGGAGGAACCTAgtgggaggcaattggatcaCAGGAGtagtttcccctatgctgttctcacaatagtgagtccattctcacaagatctgatggttttataaagggttcttccctcttcactctctcttgctcacctgccaccatgtaagacatgctttaCTTCCCCTTCGTCtctatgactgtaagtttcctgaggtctcctcagcctCAGGAAagtctgtgagtcaattaaacagtgagtcaattaaacctctttcctttttaagttacccagtctctggcagtatagcagtgtgaaaatggactaatacactttgCCTTCTGAAGTAGGTTTGAGAGCTTCCTGAGCCTGAAAGGGAATGGAGAAATGACTTAAAGCCACCAGCTAATTGGGCTTAATCATTTGCACTCAATTGACTCTTCCCCTACCCCTACCCACATCTAAACCAAAGAAAGGATCATCCCATATTTACATAGCACAAAGAAATCTACTCTTCTGCTCTTTCTAGGATGGCTAAAGGCCATGGGAACTGGACACGTGGATGCTGTGGGGGAAGGACAAAGCCCAACATCAACTTGGACAGTTTACTAACCTGTTTATGGTAAGTTGATATCATTTGTGACCACTCCTAATGTGTGCCAGTAATAAGCTATTCCTGATGCCAGAATCTCTTACTGTTAGTGCCCTTTGTAGGCCTTCTGACCCTTACTCCTTGCTCCACCCACTGTTTATATCATGTGGTTTTCTCTCAGACCCCGATATAAAGCTCCTACTCTGTCTGACCTGACAAGCCACCTCAAGTGGACAAGGCACTTACCAACAGGTAAGGGGGCATTACAGGAGAAGAGCATGTCTAACATGggattttctcttcattttgagGTAGATACAGGGTGATTTTCTGAATAAAAGATCCCGGTAGTAATGAAGCTTAAGCAAAACCAAAGCTGATTTTGGGTAATTTGGCCTCTGTTATCCCCAAACCAAAAGAGAAATATCTGCGAGTGTAGCTATCTCAGTGGACCTTCCTGGTCACAGGAATTCCAAGAGGAGAGGATGTTAGAAAGATAATAGGGGCTCTGCTCTCTTCTTCAAACCCTCTTCCCTGTGTTCTCCTACAGAGATTGCTGATTTGCTCCTTAAGCAAGAGATTCACTGCTGCTCAGCATGGCTCAGACCAACTCATGCTTCATGCTGATCTCCTGCCTGATGTTCCTGTCTCTGAGCCAAGGTgagattttttcccccagaccTCCCACAACCCCAGCTCTGAAGTCTTCCCTCCATCCTCATGCATAGGGTTCACTTGAAAAAAAGCAGAGTCAACATCAGAGGTTGATCATTATGGCTGATCTCATCCCATTCAAAAACATCCTCATTTCATTCATGAGTTTGAGACAGAATTTAATAAGACCACTTATAGGTGACCATTGTGGTTGAGTTTATCTAATTGAATCTATATGTGATGGCAGTTGGATGTTTTTATGTAGTCATTAATAGGATGGAGAGCTAAGGCAAACATGTACAGGGAAATCAAGAGAAACTTGAGAAAGGTGGAAGACTGGGTCTTTAAAGGCAGAAGCCTGAGCCtcagaaataaaagggaaaacgAGGACACATTTCTTTAGCCTATTCATTACAAGCTCTTGTCTTGAGCagaggaaactagaaaaaaaaaaaagagataggatGCAGGGAGCAGAAGTAAGGAGTCACTCCAGTACACACTGTATCAGTATGTTCTTATAACGGAAACTGAAAAGCCCCTAATTCACCTTCCAGCCTTTTCCTTGCCCTGAGAGTCTTTCTTAattacctctttttttccctcaggcCAGGAGACCCAGACAGAGCTGCCTAATGCCCGAATCAGCTGCCCAGAAGGCACCAATGCCTATCGCTCCTACTGCTACTACTTTAATGAAGACCCTGAGACCTGGGTTGATGCAGATGTGAGTGAGGACAGCAGCAGGGGAAGGGAGGCTCATGAAGGTAGTGGCAGCTGCTAATTTGCAGTGTGTTCTGTGGCTGCAATGAGATAAGATTGATCCCTTCCCTATTCCACCACTGGTCCAAAACTTCCCAATCTACTTTATCTCATTATTTAACATATTCCTAGCACAGAGATACTGGTGGTCAGTGACAGCATCACCAGGGACATTTCTGTGCTGTCCTTTTTCTGTTACATCCTCTGGAAGATCTCAGTAGATCCTTCACACCTTCCTCCTCCACTGAGTGCTCCATTTTCTTCACCTACAGCTCTACTGCCAGAACATGAATTCAGGCAACCTGGTATCTGTGCTCACCGAGGCAGAGGGTGCCTTCGTGGCCTCACTGATTAAGGAGAGTAGCACTGATGACAGCAATGTCTGGATTGGCCTCCATGACCCCAAAAAGGTCAGTCTGCAGCCTCCTCTATCTCCTTATAAACATTTTTGAGAGGTAAGAGGGATGTTTAAGGTCTGGCACCTCCAGCGCcaacttttatctttttgtttttctaaataaaagaaacCTCTTTATAGATCCTATAATGTATGAGTTGTGAAGTTCAGTGTAGGTAGTTAGAGACATGAGCTGAAGGCTGAATTTTCTGGGCTCCTGGGAATTCATGCACACACTCATTGTGTCAACTTTTAGAAATGCATCTTTATGTACAACTTCTTCCCTATTTTGCTATTGTCTGTCTTGGAAGAGGTCCTTCTGTAGACTGTATAGGAAAAGAGTAGTGGAGGAGAAATCTACTGCTGGCAtttgttatacattttatacaaatgtatAAAACTGTACAGTAGTTGTTGATATATTATTTAGTTTAACACTATAAGTGTTTAGTTTAACACTATAAGTGTTAAACTAAACAATATATCAACAACTACTCTACAGCCAATGTTATGTTGTATATGAGAGTTCTGAGCTTCAGGAAAAAAGATCAGAACCACTCTCTGTAATGGGCTTTTATGGGTCTCTGTATCAAACTCTGAACACTTACTATTtgctggaagaggaggaggaatttGGACATTCCAGAGAAGGAGCAAAAGCAGAGGAAATAATACGACATTCATGGTGACAACAACGATTATTCTTTCTGCTATATCTTGGCCTGTTTCTGAGTGCGCACACAGGCCTGGTTATTCTATTGATTTTTGAGTGACCATGGCCCCTGTTCTGACCCTTCTCCACCTAGAACCGCCGCTGGCACTGGAGCAGTGGGTCCCTGGTCTCCTACAAATCCTGGGACATTGGAGCCCCAAGCAGTGCTAATGCTGGCTACTGTGCAAGCCTGACTTCATGCTCAGGTGAGAGGCAGACAATCTATCCATCTGTTGTTATTTCCCTCCCGTTTTTCTCTGGGGATGAACATGGGAACTGGGATAGAGGAAAGGTGAGCTCTTTATctggaaaataaaggaatatttcCTCTTGTTTTTTGTTCTGAGTTCTAGATCGAGGAGGGGCTACCCTCCTTCTGATCCTCTCTGTCTGACTCTTCTCATTATTCTATAGGATTCAAGAAATGGAAGGATGAATCTTGTGAGAAGAAGTTCTCCTTTGTTTGCAAGTTCAAAAACTAGAGGCAGCTGAAAAATGGATGTCTAGAACCACTCCTGCAATTACTACAAAGTCAAAAATTAAACTAGACTATTTCTCCAACTCCATTCAGACCATCTCCTTCCTAATGAGTTTGCATTGCTGATCTTCAGTACCTTTACCCGTCCCAGTCTGTAGAgccctgaaaaataaaaacaaacatatttttctccattgttcTGTCTTCTGCATTTGCTCTTTCTACAGCCCATGCTTGGGTGGTTGGGGTGGGAATGATTGTCACACTCCAGAGCTTGCCCCGGCCCATCCGCTTGTTAAAACCCCACTCACATTTTATGTATGTCGGGCTTATGAACATGTGGTGGCCTTGTTTATGACAAGATAAAAAGATGAAGATTTCATCCACAACACATGTTAGCATGAACCTAGTGTGAGTTACACAAATAATTAAATTGTTGATCCAGTCTGACTGGAGTATTTGATATTCCAGAAGAATTCGCATCGTTGGGGTCTGAGGAGAACACATCTGTTCTCGGTTATGCAATTTGAAGTCAGGACTGAAGTGATAAATTAAGGAGAACTGTCAGGTCTACAGTCCTGAGTGCATTAGTGGTACATTTTTGGAGGCCAGTCTGCAAAGTTTGTTAAATGCTACTCcttggatgaatgaataagtgaatgatcaattatgtaaattaaatataCAGGCATACTTAATTGTCTCTTTAAATATCCTAACTCTCAATAAAGTCAAATTCTGAAATACTACTCTTAGGACTTTCACAAATTAATTGTGCAGGGACACAATTCAGGCCATAACATCAATCATATCAATAATAGAGTTAAATGTGATTTGataacaaaggaaacaaattgTCAGCCTGGATTAAAGtaacaacaatgaaaacacaatTCAACTGTATGCTATGTATGAGAGACATGAGTTAGATTAAGacacaaataatttgaaaataaaaggaaggaaataaacatattttgcaAACAGAAACTATAAGAACACTGGTTTCTGTACTGTTCCTCAGTGTAATGCCTATATGAGATTGCTGAATTTCTACCCTATCCTAATTCTGCTTATCTTTAAGAAACAGAATGCCTGTGGTAAAAAGTTTCCTTTATAACCAGTTCAGCTGAGATTGGTTAGAATCAAGATCACCATCAAAGGACCTCAGAAAAATATCGGGTTCATTATGATCTCATTTCCATGCTAAATGACACTCATACCAGCACAATGACAGTTGACAATCACCATGACAATGGCCAGAAGAAGCAATAAAGGTACAAAAAGGAAGGCGCACTCTGATTCCAGGAAGTTCACAACCTGTTTCCAGAAAAGACATGAATATTCCTCCctttgtttttaatgcttttagTTTTAATGTTTCTAGTTCTTTCATTAGAGAAACCCTATATTTTAACCCCTTTACCCCTAAGTAGCAGAGAAGCCAATTTGTGAGTCGTGTTCCTGCTTCTCAATTCCACGGCCATCAAATAAATCCTGCAGTGCTTGACACTCACTTTCTGTTTCAAGTATTGTCTTTTTGACACCAAATAGGGAAGACTCCATCTTTGGGGGGACTTGTTTTGCCTGCAACAATACTAATATCAGACATATTTGACTTTAAAGCAAACAATATTACTTGAGAAGAAAAGgagcattttataataataaagtagTTAATCCTTCAGGAAGATGTCTTAAAATACCTGAAACAGGTGGAATCCACTGCAGTGTGACAAAGCCGCTATAACCAGACTGTCCCTTtggattcctcctctctggggaggacatctctgaaagaaaggcagcagccgcagtcaggggcttatagaaaactcccatctccctgggacagagcacctgggggaaggggtggttgTAGGCCAAACTTCAGCAGACTTAACTGTTCTCACCTGTTGattctgaagagagcagcaggtCTCCCAGCGCAGCATTCAAGCTCTGCTAAGTGACAGATTGCCTCCTCGAGTAGGTCTCTTACTCCAGTGCCTACTGACTGGGAGATACTTCCCAGCAGgagtcaacagacacctcatacaggagagctccagctggcatctggcaggtgcccctctgggacaaagcttccagaggaaagaacaggcagcaatatttgctattttgcagcctctgctggtgagatacaggcaaacagtgtctggagtggacctccaataaactccagcagacctgcagaagaggggcctgactcttagaaggaaaactagcaaacagaaagcaatagcatcaataTCAAGTAAAAGGACACCCAGGAAAATcaccatccaaaggtcaccaacattaaagaccaaagatagataaatccatgaagatgagaaaaaagcaGTGTGAAATggatgaaaattccaaaaaccagaaagcatcttctcctccaaaggaccacaactcctcaccagcaaggaaacaaaactggataGACAATGAGTCtaatgaattgacagaagtagatttcagaaggtgggtaataacaaactcctctgagctaaaggagtatgttctaacccaatgcaaggaagctaagaaccttaataaaaggttacaggaactggtaactagaataactagtttagagaagaaaataaatgacctgatggagctaaaaaacacaggatgagaacttcatgaagtaTATGCAAGTATCAATaactgaatcaatcaagcagaagaaaggatatcagagattgaagatcaacttaatgaagtAAAGCTTGAAGACATagaacaaagaatgaaaatgaatgaacaaagcctccaagaaatatgggactatgtgaaaagatcaaacctacgtttgattggtgtacctgaaagtgacagagagaatggagccatactggaaaacatatttcaggatattatccaggaaaaatTTCCCAACCTAGTCAGAGAGGtcagcattcaaattcagaaaatagaagatggcaaagatattcctcaagaagagcaatcccaagacacataattgttggattcaccaaggttgaaatgaaggaaaaaatattaagggcagccagagagaaaggccaggttactcacaaagggaagcccatcagaagaACAGAGGAtctttctgcagaaaccctatgaaccagaagagagtgggggccagtatgcaacattcttgaagaaaagaattttcaacccataatttcatatccagtcaaactaagcttcataagcaaaggagaaataaagtcctttacagacaagcaaatgctgagggattttgtcaccaccaggcctgccttacaagagcttctgaaggaagcactaaatgtggaaaggagaACCAGTACTAGCCACtgtaaaaacataccaaaatgcaaagatcattgacactatgaagaaaccgcattgactaatgggcaaaataaccagctagcatcataataacaggatcaaattcacacataacaatgttacCCTTAAATGTAAATCGGCTaaatgtcacaattaaaagacacagactggtaaattggatagagtcaagacccatctgtgtgctatattcaggaggcCCGTCtcatatgcaaagacacacataggctcaaaataaagggatggaggaatatttaccaagcaaatggaaatccaaaaataataataataaaaaacaggggttgcaattctcatctctgataaaacagactttaaactaacaaatattaaaaaaagacaaagaagggcattacataatggtaaagggatcaatgcaacaagaagagctaactatcctaaatatatatgcacccaatacaggagcacccagattcatcgagcaagttcttagagacctacaaagagacttagactctcacacaataatagtgggagactttaacaccccactgtcaatattagacagatcaaccagacagaatactaacaaggatattcaggacttgaactcagatcTGAACAAAGTGGACCTATTAGACATctagagaactctccaccccaaatcaacagaatatgcattcttctcagcaccacatcacacttactctaaaactgaccacataattggaaggaaaacactgttcagcaaatgcaaaagaatggaaatcataacagctTTTCAGACCATAAagcaatcaaattagaagtcaggattaagaaactcactcaaaactacacaactacatggaaactgaacaaccttaatcctgaatgactactgggtaaataatgaaattaaggcagaaataaataaattctttgaaaccaatgagaagaaagacacaatgtaccagaatctctgggacacagctaaagcagtgtttacagggaaatttatagcactaagtgccaacaggagaaagtgggaaagatctaaaattgacaccctaacaccacaattaaaagaactagagaagcaagagcaaatcatAAGAGCAATTCAAGAgcaaattcaaaagccagcagaagacaggaaattgagatcagagcagaactgaaggagatagagacacaaaatcccttaaaaaaatcagtgaatccaggagctggttttttgaaaaaattaacaaaatcaatAGACCTCTAGCCAGtctaataaagatgaaaagagagaagaatcaaatagacacaataaaaaatgataaaggggagatcaccactgatcccacagaaatataaactaccatcagagaatactacaaacacctctacacaaataaactagaaaatctagaagaaatggataaattcctggacacatacaccctcccaagactaaaccaaaaagaagtcaaatcgctgaatagaccaataacaaattctgaaattgaggcagtagttaatagcttaccaaccaaaaaaatcacaggaccagatggattcacagccgaattctaacAGAGTTATAAAGAAGGGCTgatactattccttctgaaattattccaaacaatataaaaatagaggctattccctaattcattttatgaggccagcatcatcctgatacccaaacctggcagagacacaacaaaataaagaaaatttcaggccaatatccctaattaacatcgatgcaaaaatcttcaataaaatactggcaaaccgaatccagcagcacatcaaaaagcttatccaccacgatcaagtcagcttcatccccgtgatgcaaggttggtttaacatacacaaatcaataaatgtaatccaacacataaacagaatcaatgacaaagaccacatgattatctcaatagatgcagaaaaggcctttgataaaatttgacaccacttcatgctaaaaacactcaataaactaggtattgatgaaccagatctcaaaataataagagctatttatgacaaaactacagccaatatcatactgaatgagcaaaaactggaagcatttcctttgaaaactggcacaaggcaaggataccctctctcgccactccttttcaacacagtattggaagttctggccggggcaatcaggcaagagaaagaataagggtattaaaataggaaaagaggaagtcagattgtctctgtttgcagatgacatgattgcatatttaggaaaccccatcatctcagcccaaaaactccttaagctgataagcaattttagcaaaatctcaggatacgaaatcagtgtgcaaaaatcacaagcatttctatacaccaataatagacaaacagtcaaatcatgagtgaactcccaatcacaattgctacaaagagaataaaatacttaggaataaaacttacaaggtatgtgaaggacctcttcaaggtgaaatacaaaccactgctcagtgaaataagagaggacacaaacaaatggaaaaacattccatgctcgtggataggaagaattaatattgtgaaaatggccataatgcccaaagtaatttatagattcaatgccattcccatcaagcttcctttgactttcttcacagaattagaaaaaactactttaaatttcatatggaataacaacaacaaaaatgcctgcatagccaagacaatcctaagcaaaaagaacaaagctggaggcatcagactactcgacttcaaactgtactacaaggctacagtaacaaaaatagcatggtattggtaccaaaacagatatatagactaacAGAACACAACAGAGGCCTCATAAATAACACTacatgtctacaaccatctgatctttgacaaacctgacaaaaacaagaaatgggaaaggattccccatttaataaatggtgttgggaaaactggctagcaacatgcagaaaacagaaaatggactccttccttacaccttatacaaaaattaactcaagatagattaaagacttaaatgtgagacctaaaaccataaaaacgctagaagaaaacctgggtaaTACCAATCAGGGCATAGgtatgagcaaagacttcatgactaaaacaccaaaagcaattacaataaaagccaaaattgacaaatgggatctaattaaactaaagagtttctgcacagcaaaataaactatcacatcacagtgaaaaggcagcctacagaatggaagaaaatttttgcaatctatccatctgacaaaaggctaatatccagaatttacaaggaacttaaacaaatttacaagaaaaacaaacaaacacctcatccaaaagtgggtgaaggatatgaacagacacttctcaaaagaacacatttatgtggccaacaaacatgaaaaaactcatcatcacaggtcattggagaaatgcaaataaaaaaccacaatgagataccatctcatgccagttagaatggcaatcattaaaaagtcaggaagcaacagatgctggagaggatgtagagtaataggaacgcttttacactgttagtgggagtgtaaattagctcaaccattgtagaagacagtgtggcaattcattaaggatctagaaccagaaataccatttgacccagcaatcccattactgggtatatacccaaaggaatataaatgattctactataaagacacatgcacacatatgtttattgcagcactattcacaatagcaaagatttggaaccaacccaaatgcccatcagtaatagactggataaagaaaatgtggtacaaattagccgggcatggtggctggagcctgtagtcccaactactcaggaggctgaggcaggagaatggcatgaacctgggaggcagagcttgcagtgagccaaaattgtgtcactgcactccagtctggttgacagagcaagactccatctccaaaaaaaaaaaaaaagaaagaaaatgtggcacatatataccattggaatactatgcagccatgaaaaaggatgagtacATGTCCTTTATgcggacatgaatgaagctggaaaccatcattctcagcatactaacacaggaacagaaaacctaacactgcatgttctcactcataagtgggaactgaacaatgagaacatatggacatagggaggggaacatcacacactggggcctgtcagggtttGGGGGGCGGAGGGGCAGCAaagggaggaatagcattaggagaaatacctaatgtagatgacaggttgatgggtggagcaaaccgccatggcacatgtatacctatgtaataaacctacatgttctgcacatgtattccagaacttaaagtataataataataataaaaagaagcaaaacaaaatatgtgaaacaaaaactgatagaattaaAAGGAGAAGTAGATAATTCAGTAGTAATACACCTCAATTCACCACTTGGAATAGTGAGTAGAACACTTAAAAGATCAATAAGGAAGTAGAACACTTGAAAATATTCTAATCCAACTGGATTAAACAGACCTCTGCAAAATGCCTCACCCAACACCAGCAAAACATACAGAGTTCTCAAACATACAAGAAACATTCTGTAGGATGAACCATAtgctagcaatgaacaattcaaaaTGATATCAAGAAACAATTTCATTGTGTTaacatagaaagaataaaatttttagaaattcactttttaaaaagttcaagtGTTGTAtactaaaaatgacaaaacactgGTAAATGAAATCAgcaatctaaataaatgaaaatatatctctTGTTCAGTGactaatataatataatataatggtGAAAATTCTCCCCAGATTGATCTATGGATTTATCACAGTCCCTCTCGGTGTCCCAGCTGGCCTTTTTGCAGAATTTGAGAGGCTGATTCtaacattcatatggaaattcagaatagccaaagtaatctggataaagaaaaacaacattggAGGGCTTATGCTTCtagatttcaaaatttactacaaaactACAATAATCAAGATTTTGTGGAATTGGCATAATGATAAACACAGATTTCAGCGGTAGAGAATTCAGAAGCCAGGAATAATCTCTCTCATTtacagctagttttttttttttttttttttt
This DNA window, taken from Macaca thibetana thibetana isolate TM-01 chromosome 13, ASM2454274v1, whole genome shotgun sequence, encodes the following:
- the LOC126933375 gene encoding lithostathine-1-beta; this translates as MAQTNSCFMLISCLMFLSLSQGQETQTELPNARISCPEGTNAYRSYCYYFNEDPETWVDADLYCQNMNSGNLVSVLTEAEGAFVASLIKESSTDDSNVWIGLHDPKKNRRWHWSSGSLVSYKSWDIGAPSSANAGYCASLTSCSGFKKWKDESCEKKFSFVCKFKN